TCCAATTCCACAGAATACATCGTAAAGTACATCTCCTTTGTTTAGTTTACTAACAATTTCATGATGTTCTTCGTGTAATCGAGAATTCCAATACACGGTTTTGAAATCCAATTCGAATTTACATCCGTTTTCATTAACAACTGTACACAAATCGTCGCTACCAGCTAAAACTTCCAAGTTGAACGTTCGGTAAACGTTATCGATGCTTTGGATTTTATTCACAACGCTTTCGCAATTCTTCACCTTTTCTAGTAACACTTTGCCTATGACGTGTTTATACGGTAGAAGCTCGGGTTTCAAATTCACGTGAATGATTTTACCAGTTTGAGTGAATCCGGAAAACGCCGTATTCTCAGGAATGATGCAATTTATGACTTCGTGCGTGCTCCAGTTATCGTAACCTATGGTGATCTCTCGATAAACAAGATTATCGGGTGTTAGACCATAATTACGTAGTAATTCCCGATGCTTGTCATCGAAGGACTCGAAATCCTTTACGAGATTAGGATCCAAGTAAATCAACTTCCTTCCCGAATCTGGATCGTCGTAAACTTGCTtgattttgtccatttttagaAGATAACGCTTTACGGTGTTGATAACTGAATGAACCAAATTAACATCTATGCTGAGAAGTggtacttggatttttttcaaaaatttgtctttaTCGAGTTCTTTCATGCCCCGAATACATGCTGGAGGTGATGTTATTTTCTCCATCTGAAATGAAAAGCGGTTCTATTGTCTTTTCTTATAACGGAAATGTAAACACCGGCGAGAATGACCAGTTCATTGAGATTACAGTTACCTCTCGATAGTTACGATATAATTAGCGATGTAAGCACAAATTGTCTTTAtaaacttacttttttgacgTATTGTAGCTGGATGAGAATtatatttgcataattttacgTTATACAAGATTACTATtgcgaaaatttgtttaaacgagaataataaaattcataCTCGAAGAATGAAGAAAGCAAAGCAAAATTTGTTCTGTTATCAGTGTCATCAGACGCTCCACGTGGTGCTGAACGAAAATGGTGGGAGGCCAGTGTAGGAAACATATTAACAATTAACGAACAATTAATaacgtttattataaaaaaaataacaaggaaTATAATTATTACATCTTAACGCTTCGAATATCATAACAAGAATACTCGTACATCACGTACACACGAGGAGAGAGACACAACGAGCGTAATTACCGGGAATTACCCGTGAGGTTTACCACACTCGGCCATTCTGCAGTGTGTGTTGTCCTCAACACACCGATTCACGCACTTTTTACGAAATTTCGGCGAACGCAACTCCGGGGAAATGGTACAATTTTCCTccgaaaaacaaaaacgacAATTATCGCGCTTATCACTAACAATAAACGATTTTTCACGAACTGGTTTTCGCTTCCTTTTCCGATTACGAACACGAATTTCActcttttcagcaattttgccgGCGTTTTCGACTCGAACGAAGTTGACAGACGTTTCAACGATGTTACACGGCGATTTTTTGGCACTAAACACGACACTATTTTCGTTTAACGACACACGATTCGCCTGTGTGATGATAAATTGATCTTTCCACTTGATCATCGCAACATTCGGGTTTTCGATCCAAGAACAGCCAATGACGAGAGGAACAGGTAACGCATTATCACGGAGGATTAGAATTTCCGTTTCGGGTACTGCCA
The sequence above is a segment of the Planococcus citri chromosome 3, ihPlaCitr1.1, whole genome shotgun sequence genome. Coding sequences within it:
- the LOC135840868 gene encoding tRNA (guanine(37)-N1)-methyltransferase isoform X2; the encoded protein is MEKITSPPACIRGMKELDKDKFLKKIQVPLLSIDVNLVHSVINTVKRYLLKMDKIKQVYDDPDSGRKLIYLDPNLVKDFESFDDKHRELLRNYGLTPDNLVYREITIGYDNWSTHEVINCIIPENTAFSGFTQTGKIIHVNLKPELLPYKHVIGKVLLEKVKNCESVVNKIQSIDNVYRTFNLEVLAGSDDLCTVVNENGCKFELDFKTVYWNSRLHEEHHEIVSKLNKGDVLYDVFCGIGPFAIPAAKKGCIVLANDANPESCKYLQRNKYINKVKLGLEIFNKDGADFIKQHVKQDMLRRSQNFNPAKPYSIHITMNLPAIAYTFLTNFIGLFTRNELSSYPDQLLPVVHLYCFVPKNADAKDAAKSLVEATLKYRIENENVFPVRNVSPKKEMMRISFVLTKEILSSDKRASIGSDDQISEKKLRLDNELSSEMDVHY
- the LOC135840868 gene encoding tRNA (guanine(37)-N1)-methyltransferase isoform X4, coding for MEKITSPPACIRGMKELDKDKFLKKIQVPLLSIDVNLVHSVINTVKRYLLKMDKIKQVYDDPDSGRKLIYLDPNLVKDFESFDDKHRELLRNYGLTPDNLVYREITIGYDNWSTHEVINCIIPENTAFSGFTQTGKIIHVNLKPELLPYKHVIGKVLLEKVKNCESVVNKIQSIDNVYRTFNLEVLAGSDDLCTVVNENGCKFELDFKTVYWNSRLHEEHHEIVSKLNKGDVLYDVFCGIGPFAIPAAKKGCIVLANDANPESCKYLQRNKYINKVKLGLEIFNKDGADFIKQHVKQDMLRRSQNFNPAKPYSIHITMNLPAIAYTFLTNFIGLFTRNELSSYPDQLLPVVHLYCFVPKNADAKDAAKSLVEATLKYRIENENVFPLTNG
- the LOC135840868 gene encoding tRNA (guanine(37)-N1)-methyltransferase isoform X3, yielding MEKITSPPACIRGMKELDKDKFLKKIQVPLLSIDVNLVHSVINTVKRYLLKMDKIKQVYDDPDSGRKLIYLDPNLVKDFESFDDKHRELLRNYGLTPDNLVYREITIGYDNWSTHEVINCIIPENTAFSGFTQTGKIIHVNLKPELLPYKHVIGKVLLEKVKNCESVVNKIQSIDNVYRTFNLEVLAGSDDLCTVVNENGCKFELDFKTVYWNSRLHEEHHEIVSKLNKGDVLYDVFCGIGPFAIPAAKKGCIVLANDANPESCKYLQRNKYINKVKLGLEIFNKDGADFIKQHVKQDMLRRSQNFNPAKPYSIHITMNLPAIAYTFLTNFIGLFTRNELSSYPDQLLPVVHLYCFVPKNADAKDAAKSLVEATLKYRIENENVFPQLTNG